One part of the Bacillus sp. FJAT-45350 genome encodes these proteins:
- a CDS encoding HAD family hydrolase codes for MKIFNKEIEWVVFDKDGTLIDLQSIWIPWLKKISEEIKRRVDLKYEVLEDLKLIFGVMEETQIDPKGPLAIGSIDEGEILVAGYLYQHGVSWDMAILIAKESVTIANKQQNDDKIKLVDGVKEVLEILKNEGIKMGVITADDTDKAILHLEKADIRSYFKFVIGSDLVKRGKPYPDMAFLAKNQYNLNPNKAAMIGDTNADMKMSELASMPVRIGISDSNEGNIHLKNASHHIRSYNELISLLGRKEANHE; via the coding sequence ATGAAGATTTTTAACAAGGAAATAGAGTGGGTAGTTTTTGATAAAGATGGTACATTAATTGACTTACAATCAATTTGGATTCCTTGGCTTAAGAAAATATCAGAAGAAATAAAGCGAAGAGTAGACTTAAAATATGAGGTACTAGAAGATTTAAAACTAATCTTTGGGGTCATGGAAGAAACACAAATTGACCCTAAAGGTCCTCTTGCAATTGGAAGTATTGATGAAGGAGAAATCTTAGTTGCAGGTTACCTTTACCAGCATGGAGTATCTTGGGATATGGCCATTTTGATTGCAAAAGAAAGTGTTACAATCGCGAACAAACAACAAAATGATGACAAAATTAAATTGGTTGATGGGGTTAAAGAAGTACTAGAGATTTTAAAAAACGAAGGAATCAAAATGGGCGTTATTACCGCAGATGACACAGACAAGGCAATATTACATCTAGAGAAGGCTGACATACGGTCTTACTTTAAATTTGTTATAGGAAGTGATCTGGTGAAAAGAGGAAAGCCGTATCCTGATATGGCTTTCCTAGCAAAAAATCAATATAACTTAAACCCTAATAAAGCAGCAATGATCGGAGACACAAATGCTGATATGAAGATGTCAGAATTGGCTAGTATGCCTGTGAGAATTGGTATATCAGATTCTAATGAGGGAAATATTCATTTGAAAAACGCTTCTCATCATATTCGCTCATATAACGAGCTTATTTCATTACTAGGTAGAAAGGAAGCTAATCATGAATAA
- a CDS encoding BMC domain-containing protein: protein MAEINGALGMIETKGLVGSIEAADAMVKAANVNIVGKVHVGGGIVTVLVTGDVGAVKAATEAGSVAAQRVGELLSVHVIPRPHNELLGILPTYGENK, encoded by the coding sequence ATGGCAGAAATAAATGGGGCACTAGGAATGATTGAAACGAAAGGGCTTGTTGGCTCTATAGAAGCTGCAGATGCTATGGTGAAAGCAGCCAATGTGAACATAGTAGGTAAAGTCCATGTCGGTGGAGGAATTGTAACAGTCCTAGTAACAGGAGATGTTGGGGCTGTAAAAGCAGCTACAGAAGCCGGAAGTGTTGCTGCACAAAGAGTTGGAGAGTTACTTTCTGTTCATGTGATTCCTAGACCTCATAATGAGTTATTGGGAATCTTACCTACGTACGGTGAAAATAAATAA
- the pduL gene encoding phosphate propanoyltransferase, whose translation MKERDVHHIVNEIVQELSNQAKPQKNRKGPIPIGVSSRHCHLNEEALNVLFGKGNSLSKKVDLLQPGHFAAQETVMIAGPKGSIENVRVLGPLRKDTQVEVSKTDAIKLGLKPPIRESGELADSSPITIIGPKGSIYLEEGLIIPEAHIHMSTSDAQEFGIKDSDIVQVKTNNSRRSITFDCVKVRVSPKYVLEMHIDTDEANAANVKSGAVGELIKVEDSL comes from the coding sequence ATGAAAGAAAGGGATGTACATCATATTGTAAATGAAATAGTGCAAGAGCTTTCGAATCAAGCAAAGCCACAAAAAAATAGAAAAGGACCGATTCCTATCGGTGTTTCTAGTCGCCATTGTCATTTAAATGAAGAGGCGTTAAATGTACTTTTTGGTAAAGGGAATTCTTTGAGCAAGAAAGTAGACTTGTTACAGCCAGGTCATTTTGCAGCGCAAGAAACAGTGATGATTGCAGGACCAAAAGGAAGTATTGAAAACGTAAGAGTACTAGGTCCATTGAGAAAGGATACACAAGTAGAAGTAAGTAAGACCGATGCTATAAAACTAGGGTTAAAACCACCGATTCGGGAGTCTGGGGAACTTGCAGACTCCTCTCCTATAACGATTATTGGTCCAAAAGGTAGTATTTATTTAGAAGAAGGGTTGATTATTCCAGAAGCTCATATTCATATGTCAACAAGTGATGCACAAGAGTTTGGAATAAAGGATAGTGACATTGTACAGGTAAAAACAAATAATAGTAGACGATCCATTACTTTCGATTGTGTAAAAGTTCGAGTTTCTCCTAAATACGTTCTAGAAATGCATATTGATACAGATGAAGCAAATGCTGCTAATGTAAAGTCTGGGGCAGTTGGAGAATTAATAAAAGTAGAGGATTCATTATGA